Proteins encoded in a region of the Candidatus Palauibacter scopulicola genome:
- a CDS encoding 4Fe-4S dicluster domain-containing protein, translating into MPESAGTGPETARWAKVIDHTRCIGCHACTTACKSENEVPLGVTRTYVKYADVGTFPAARRAFQVTRCNQCDDAPCTTACPTQAMFRRPDGIVDFDKSICIGCKACIAACPYDAIFINPDDHSAEKCNFCAHRIDMGLEPACVTVCPTEAIIVGDLDDPESKVSQYVGRDPVSVRRPEKETHPKLFYKGAHQATLDPLAAARPGGGLYMWSEQPEGPHEVGAGQPHPMGTDGRHGPNSSAAAILSYDISHTAPWDWRVSLYTLTKGVSAGVYLAVLLLCLLGGLAWQSGTWLTLTPLLGLAALALTGGLLIWDLEHPKRFLLIFTRPHMKSWLVRGAFVIAGYGAALTAHLAAGLVGGAGAAETTRWMAWAGAPLAGMTAVYTAYLFAQARARDLWQNPLLPPHFLVQALLAGGAALMLFPSLGGSAALGRLVGLTAAAHLLLVLAELTLTHATAHAALAARNMVRGRYAPWFWSGILLVTLAAALTVAPLAGAWVAPLIGASALAGLLAHEHAYVQAGQSVPLA; encoded by the coding sequence ATGCCGGAGTCCGCGGGGACGGGGCCTGAGACGGCCCGTTGGGCGAAAGTCATCGATCACACCCGCTGTATCGGCTGTCACGCCTGCACGACGGCCTGCAAGTCCGAGAACGAGGTCCCGCTCGGCGTCACCCGCACCTACGTGAAGTACGCCGACGTGGGAACCTTCCCGGCCGCGCGGCGCGCCTTCCAGGTCACGCGCTGCAACCAGTGTGACGACGCGCCGTGCACGACCGCGTGCCCGACGCAGGCCATGTTCCGCCGCCCCGACGGGATCGTGGACTTCGACAAGTCGATCTGCATCGGCTGCAAGGCGTGCATCGCCGCCTGTCCCTACGACGCGATCTTCATCAACCCGGACGACCACTCCGCGGAGAAGTGCAACTTCTGCGCCCACCGCATCGACATGGGGCTGGAGCCGGCCTGCGTCACGGTGTGCCCGACGGAGGCGATCATCGTCGGCGATCTCGACGACCCGGAATCGAAGGTCTCGCAGTACGTCGGGCGCGACCCGGTCAGCGTCCGGAGGCCGGAGAAGGAGACCCACCCGAAGCTGTTCTACAAGGGGGCGCACCAGGCCACGCTTGACCCGCTGGCGGCGGCCCGTCCCGGAGGCGGGCTGTACATGTGGAGCGAGCAGCCCGAGGGCCCGCACGAGGTCGGCGCGGGCCAGCCGCACCCGATGGGAACGGACGGACGGCACGGCCCGAACTCCTCGGCCGCCGCGATTCTCTCCTACGACATCTCGCACACCGCGCCCTGGGACTGGCGGGTGAGCCTGTACACGCTCACCAAGGGGGTCTCCGCCGGCGTGTACCTCGCCGTGCTCCTCCTCTGCCTGCTGGGCGGGCTCGCGTGGCAGAGCGGGACCTGGCTCACCCTCACGCCGCTCCTCGGTCTCGCCGCGCTCGCGCTCACCGGCGGGCTGCTGATCTGGGATCTCGAGCACCCGAAGCGCTTCCTGCTCATCTTCACGAGACCCCACATGAAGAGCTGGCTCGTGCGGGGGGCGTTCGTGATCGCGGGCTACGGCGCGGCGCTGACCGCGCACCTCGCGGCGGGGCTGGTCGGCGGCGCCGGGGCCGCCGAGACGACGCGCTGGATGGCGTGGGCGGGGGCGCCCCTGGCCGGCATGACCGCGGTCTACACGGCTTATCTCTTCGCGCAGGCCCGGGCGCGCGATCTGTGGCAGAATCCGCTCCTGCCGCCGCACTTCCTCGTCCAGGCGCTGCTGGCCGGCGGCGCGGCCCTGATGCTCTTCCCGTCGCTCGGCGGCTCCGCCGCGCTGGGCCGGCTCGTGGGGCTCACGGCCGCCGCGCACCTGCTGCTCGTGCTCGCCGAACTCACGCTCACGCACGCGACGGCCCACGCCGCCCTCGCCGCCCGGAACATGGTGCGCGGCCGCTACGCCCCATGGTTCTGGAGCGGCATCCTGCTCGTGACGCTCGCGGCCGCCCTCACCGTGGCGCCGCTCGCCGGCGCCTGGGTCGCCCCGCTGATCGGCGCCTCCGCCCTCGCCGGGCTCCTCGCGCACGAGCACGCCTACGTTCAGGCCGGACAGTCCGTGCCCCTCGCATGA
- a CDS encoding SDR family oxidoreductase: protein MPETNTLRSEVPPLTGTLPPQCRHDLDALRRFIDEASGRAGAAPPADPADFREVLLTGATGFLGRFLLRDLLRRNPNLTVTCIVRADDSDHALARIQASLKEAEVQDDELAPRIRALAGDIHLPRFGLEPPQFAELCQRIDAVYHLAASLSVATPYVALRRTNVFSIRAVLDLCLTTRLKHIFFASTMGVFPEYFCGFAKEYSGSRITHQMQPDTGSMKRVFPLGMLGYPWTKVVVEQALLHATRAGVPVALFRLPHANVASTGFGNADDVAVRTVAAVVDAGRMPEGFTLQWSQAAADVVADTMAAISLNPDRRFTIYHYSEDPPLGHEMQLADFGLYYKTVTYDEFKRACLSRGERSPLHGFWNLIDHGAPYWFSGDATAPSHRVCSRALEADCPDPIPWPSAYAMLRRSLDWLRAHRERWPYRIPESRLDYDHLLGRAESFAREYDVPFDVAFPAWKLEGLRQLVRAVNAPEAGVRTERHDYIAFDLTRRLRNNASLEAERRRYPQIAEQEVRRPVFIVGVNRTGTTFLHRLMSRDPRFWTLRGYEYVEPVPAGGNDASPAGSAEDPRRAFAEELLNASGIVDMFKGVHHFDVNEPEEDLGLLRLGFTAWGATVWFDIPDFARWLAGKDMSASYAFHRRAMQSYTHQRRQRRRGGEGQWVLKAPFHLFELEALIATYPDALFIQTHREPAQFMGSWCSLVDRVRSLSCQPRPSGDLGAEQLEFMSRMLDCAVEFRTAHPELEDRWMDVSFYDFVEDPMAMVARIYDHFGWRLEEEAVADMDAWLEVQAEQRQREERHKYDLADFGLTRDEVDAAFSRYLGFLSREGHRSPLTP, encoded by the coding sequence GTGCCTGAAACGAACACTCTGCGCAGCGAAGTCCCCCCGCTCACGGGCACCCTGCCGCCTCAGTGCCGGCACGATCTCGATGCGCTGCGCCGGTTCATCGACGAGGCGTCCGGTCGCGCCGGGGCGGCCCCCCCCGCCGATCCCGCGGACTTCCGGGAGGTGCTGCTGACCGGAGCGACCGGCTTCCTCGGCCGCTTTCTTCTGAGAGATCTCCTGCGGCGGAACCCGAACCTGACGGTGACCTGCATCGTACGCGCGGATGATTCCGACCATGCGCTGGCGCGTATCCAGGCCTCCCTGAAAGAGGCGGAAGTCCAGGATGACGAACTCGCGCCGCGCATCCGTGCGCTGGCGGGAGACATCCATCTTCCGCGTTTCGGCCTCGAGCCGCCCCAATTCGCGGAACTCTGCCAGCGGATCGACGCCGTCTACCATCTTGCCGCGAGCCTGAGCGTAGCGACGCCCTACGTCGCCCTGCGCAGGACCAACGTGTTCAGCATCCGCGCCGTGCTCGACCTGTGCCTGACCACGCGCCTGAAACACATCTTCTTCGCGTCGACCATGGGGGTTTTCCCCGAGTACTTCTGCGGTTTCGCGAAGGAGTATTCCGGCAGCCGCATCACGCACCAGATGCAGCCGGACACCGGGAGCATGAAACGCGTCTTCCCCCTCGGCATGCTCGGGTATCCGTGGACCAAGGTGGTGGTCGAGCAGGCCCTGCTTCATGCGACACGGGCCGGGGTGCCCGTGGCTCTGTTCCGACTGCCGCACGCGAACGTCGCGAGTACCGGATTCGGCAATGCCGACGATGTCGCGGTGCGAACAGTGGCCGCGGTAGTGGATGCGGGGCGGATGCCCGAAGGGTTCACGTTGCAATGGAGCCAGGCGGCGGCCGATGTCGTTGCCGACACCATGGCGGCCATCTCGCTGAATCCGGATCGGCGCTTCACGATCTACCACTACTCCGAAGACCCGCCGCTGGGGCACGAGATGCAGCTCGCGGACTTCGGACTGTACTACAAGACCGTCACCTACGATGAGTTCAAGCGGGCCTGTCTGTCCCGGGGAGAACGGTCGCCTCTCCACGGCTTCTGGAACCTGATCGATCACGGTGCGCCCTACTGGTTCAGCGGGGACGCGACTGCTCCGTCCCATCGCGTCTGCAGCCGCGCGCTGGAAGCCGATTGTCCGGACCCGATTCCGTGGCCGAGCGCGTACGCCATGCTCCGGCGCTCTCTCGACTGGTTGCGGGCCCATCGCGAGCGTTGGCCCTACCGCATACCCGAGAGCCGCCTCGACTACGACCACCTTCTGGGTCGAGCCGAATCGTTCGCGCGCGAATACGATGTTCCGTTCGACGTGGCGTTCCCCGCCTGGAAACTTGAGGGGCTCAGGCAGCTCGTCCGGGCGGTGAACGCCCCGGAGGCCGGCGTCCGCACCGAGAGACACGACTACATCGCCTTCGATCTCACCCGCCGGTTGCGCAACAACGCGTCTCTGGAAGCCGAGCGCCGCCGCTACCCGCAGATCGCGGAACAGGAGGTCAGGCGGCCGGTCTTCATCGTCGGGGTCAACCGGACCGGCACGACGTTCCTGCACCGCCTGATGTCTCGCGACCCGCGGTTCTGGACGCTGCGCGGCTACGAGTATGTCGAGCCGGTCCCGGCGGGAGGCAACGACGCCAGTCCGGCCGGCTCGGCCGAAGATCCGCGGCGAGCCTTCGCGGAAGAACTTCTGAACGCGTCGGGAATCGTCGACATGTTCAAGGGGGTGCATCACTTCGACGTGAACGAACCGGAGGAGGATCTCGGACTCCTCAGGTTGGGGTTTACGGCCTGGGGCGCCACCGTCTGGTTCGACATCCCAGACTTCGCCCGCTGGCTTGCCGGCAAGGACATGTCGGCGAGTTACGCCTTTCACCGCCGCGCGATGCAGAGCTACACGCATCAGCGGCGGCAGCGGCGACGCGGCGGGGAGGGGCAGTGGGTTCTGAAGGCGCCCTTCCACCTCTTCGAACTGGAGGCGCTGATCGCGACGTACCCCGATGCCCTGTTCATTCAGACCCATCGCGAACCCGCGCAGTTCATGGGATCCTGGTGCAGCCTCGTCGACCGCGTTCGCAGTCTCTCCTGCCAGCCCCGCCCGTCAGGAGATCTCGGGGCGGAACAGCTCGAGTTCATGAGCCGCATGCTCGATTGCGCGGTGGAGTTTCGCACCGCCCACCCCGAACTCGAAGACCGGTGGATGGACGTCAGCTTCTACGATTTTGTAGAAGACCCGATGGCCATGGTGGCCCGCATCTACGACCATTTCGGCTGGCGGCTGGAGGAGGAGGCGGTGGCCGACATGGATGCATGGCTCGAGGTACAGGCCGAACAGCGGCAAAGAGAAGAGCGGCACAAGTACGACCTTGCCGACTTCGGTCTGACGCGCGACGAGGTCGATGCGGCGTTCTCGCGCTACCTGGGTTTTCTCTCCCGCGAAGGACACCGATCGCCCTTGACCCCGTGA
- a CDS encoding NAD-dependent succinate-semialdehyde dehydrogenase yields the protein MPFESIDPTTEERLASFPALDADGIGGALERARAGFDVWRRVPVAERAERLLALAELVERGKAAYGLLMTREMGKPLASAVAEAEKCAWVCRYYAEHGPAHLAPERFESTGTHCWVEYHPLGAVLGIMPWNFPFWQAMRSAVPTVLAGNAFLLKHSPNVPQCAVALEGLFSRAGFPEGVFQNVFVEVGDIPRVLDDPTVQAASLTGSVAAGSALAAEAGRRIKTTVLELGGSDPFIVMESADLERAVATAVDARMWNNGQSCIAAKRMLVQRSIADEFTERLVERVSALRVGDPRESEVEIGPLARRDLRDHVAEQVEATVAAGARVAAGGRVPDRRGWFYEPTVLTDVPDGSPATDDEIFGPVASVFPVADMDEAIGRANATEFGLCSAIWTNDPEERARAVRDLEAGGVFINGMSASDPRVPFGGVKRSGYGRELGPHAIREFVNVKTVWVGD from the coding sequence ATGCCTTTCGAGAGCATAGACCCGACCACGGAAGAACGGCTCGCGTCGTTCCCCGCCCTCGATGCGGACGGGATCGGCGGGGCGCTGGAACGGGCCCGCGCGGGGTTCGACGTGTGGCGGCGGGTGCCGGTGGCCGAGAGGGCGGAACGTCTCCTCGCGCTGGCGGAACTCGTCGAGCGGGGCAAGGCGGCCTACGGCCTGCTGATGACGCGCGAGATGGGCAAGCCGCTCGCCAGCGCGGTCGCGGAGGCCGAAAAATGCGCCTGGGTGTGCCGGTACTACGCCGAGCACGGGCCCGCGCACCTGGCGCCCGAGCGCTTCGAGTCGACCGGAACGCACTGCTGGGTCGAGTACCATCCCCTGGGCGCGGTGCTCGGGATCATGCCGTGGAACTTCCCGTTCTGGCAGGCCATGCGCTCCGCGGTGCCGACGGTGCTGGCGGGCAACGCCTTCCTGCTCAAGCACTCGCCCAACGTGCCGCAGTGCGCGGTCGCGCTCGAGGGACTGTTCTCGCGCGCCGGATTCCCCGAGGGCGTGTTCCAGAACGTCTTCGTCGAGGTCGGGGACATCCCCCGCGTGCTCGACGACCCGACGGTGCAGGCCGCCTCCCTCACCGGCTCCGTCGCGGCCGGCTCCGCCCTCGCGGCCGAGGCCGGACGCCGCATCAAGACGACCGTGCTCGAACTCGGCGGCAGCGATCCCTTCATCGTCATGGAGAGCGCGGATCTCGAGCGGGCCGTCGCGACCGCCGTCGACGCGCGCATGTGGAACAACGGCCAGTCGTGCATCGCCGCCAAGCGGATGCTCGTCCAGCGTTCGATCGCCGACGAGTTCACCGAGCGGCTCGTCGAACGCGTGTCGGCGCTCCGCGTCGGCGACCCGAGGGAGTCCGAGGTCGAAATCGGACCGCTGGCCCGCCGCGACCTGAGAGATCACGTCGCGGAGCAGGTGGAGGCCACGGTGGCGGCCGGCGCCCGCGTGGCCGCGGGCGGCCGCGTCCCCGACCGCCGCGGATGGTTCTACGAGCCGACCGTGCTCACCGACGTCCCGGACGGATCCCCGGCCACGGACGACGAGATCTTCGGTCCGGTGGCCAGCGTCTTCCCGGTCGCCGACATGGACGAGGCCATCGGGCGCGCCAACGCGACCGAGTTCGGCCTCTGCTCCGCCATCTGGACGAACGATCCCGAGGAACGGGCCCGCGCCGTCCGCGACCTGGAGGCCGGCGGCGTCTTCATCAACGGGATGTCCGCTTCGGATCCTCGCGTCCCCTTCGGCGGCGTCAAACGCTCGGGCTACGGGCGGGAACTCGGCCCCCACGCGATCCGCGAGTTCGTGAACGTGAAGACGGTGTGGGTCGGCGACTGA